In Mesorhizobium sp. 113-3-3, a genomic segment contains:
- a CDS encoding autotransporter family protein translates to MRHFKIQRSNGRSENVDESISLLRRKPQQIHPWFISLFATTAFVLLPNSAALAACVLVPSAGNTTFTCDSGDSGGGLTDTSGDNTLNFPAGGTGQVSGNVVFGAGADRINMQSGTITGTVDQGDGTDFFTIGSGTVTGNVQQGAGIDDFNMSGGQIGSLNQGDGLDTFTMTGGRIVDFFDDGDNAVMTGGRIGRVNMKLDKNYFNMSGGTIDRNLVTGFDQDTIILSGGTIGGNISVSGGNDSVTITGGTVGGDVLMSFGSDSFVWNGGGIIYGAVDLGADNDTAKLSNLTNANLGGTDALNGGLGTDTLTFDNVKLDGIGRVQNWESISATNDTQLTLDGNLVLGDSGTGTGSLSVDASSTLYGGGFNSTIQAFTSGQLAQVTNAGRIDLTNGTTGATDRLTISGNYIGAGGVLLVQTELGDDSSASDRLVLSGGTASGSTGISVVNVGGAGAATTQDGIMLVQAVNGANSGVSTFALDGPVAAGAFEYYLFKGGVSAGSEENWYLRSTLITPTSPAAAPPTLEPSPPVEPVPPAAEPPPPPPSELPPTPPPSEGDINNPPVDPTPPVQASDPQPEPPPPPPPAPPADPPPPPPVVPTAVPALPVPAAGQEIVLYRIEVPVYSALPPVAGHLAMTTLGTFHERRGEQSLLSHPELSPVWGRIFGQDAEMGWSGTVSPSFDGNLFGLQAGFDVFGRDTASGGIDRAGLFVAYARMKGDVSGQALGWNDLSVGSLDVSGTSVGGYWTRIGQSGWYLDGVLMATFFGGDATSSRDIGIDVGGTGVTASLEGGYPIALAQGWTLEPQAQLVWQHLSLDDTNDRFSSVSFDTDDSVSGRLGARLQGETTINGIALQPYLKANIWHDFGGTSHVNFDTTDISTEGRSTSFEMGGGVVAEVTDKVSLFATGDYTTNLGGDKRRILEGNVGISVKW, encoded by the coding sequence ATGCGGCATTTTAAAATACAGCGTTCGAACGGCCGTTCGGAAAACGTTGATGAGTCGATTTCTTTGTTGCGGCGAAAGCCGCAGCAAATTCACCCATGGTTTATTAGCTTATTTGCAACTACCGCGTTTGTGTTGCTGCCCAATTCCGCGGCCCTGGCGGCCTGCGTGCTGGTTCCGTCGGCCGGAAACACCACCTTCACCTGCGATAGCGGCGATTCAGGCGGCGGCCTTACCGATACCAGCGGCGACAACACGCTGAATTTTCCCGCCGGCGGCACCGGGCAGGTGAGCGGCAACGTCGTCTTCGGCGCCGGGGCGGACCGCATCAACATGCAGTCCGGCACCATTACCGGCACGGTCGACCAGGGCGACGGCACGGATTTCTTCACCATCGGCAGCGGCACCGTAACCGGCAATGTCCAGCAGGGCGCCGGCATCGACGATTTCAACATGAGCGGCGGCCAGATCGGATCGCTCAACCAGGGCGACGGACTGGACACGTTCACGATGACGGGCGGGCGCATCGTCGATTTCTTCGACGATGGCGACAACGCGGTGATGACCGGCGGCCGCATCGGCCGGGTCAACATGAAGCTCGACAAGAACTATTTCAACATGTCCGGCGGCACCATCGACCGCAATCTCGTCACCGGCTTCGACCAGGACACCATCATCCTCTCGGGCGGAACGATCGGCGGCAATATCAGCGTCAGCGGCGGCAATGACAGCGTGACGATCACCGGCGGCACGGTCGGCGGCGATGTGCTGATGAGCTTCGGTTCCGACAGTTTCGTCTGGAATGGCGGCGGCATCATCTATGGCGCCGTCGATCTCGGCGCCGACAACGATACCGCCAAGCTCAGCAACCTCACCAACGCCAATCTCGGCGGCACGGATGCCCTGAATGGCGGCCTCGGCACCGACACGCTGACCTTCGACAACGTCAAGCTGGACGGGATCGGCCGGGTCCAGAACTGGGAAAGCATCAGCGCCACCAACGACACGCAGCTGACGCTCGACGGCAATCTCGTGCTCGGCGACAGCGGCACCGGCACGGGCTCGCTCAGCGTCGATGCTTCGAGCACGCTCTATGGCGGCGGCTTCAACTCGACGATCCAGGCCTTCACATCAGGCCAGCTGGCTCAAGTCACCAATGCCGGGCGCATCGACCTGACCAACGGCACCACCGGCGCGACCGATCGGCTGACGATTTCGGGCAATTATATCGGGGCTGGCGGCGTGTTGCTCGTCCAGACCGAACTCGGCGACGATTCATCCGCGTCCGACAGGCTGGTCCTGTCGGGCGGGACGGCTTCGGGCTCGACCGGCATTTCCGTGGTCAATGTCGGCGGCGCGGGTGCCGCTACCACACAGGACGGCATCATGCTCGTCCAGGCGGTCAACGGCGCCAACTCAGGCGTCTCGACCTTCGCGCTCGACGGGCCGGTCGCCGCCGGCGCTTTCGAATACTACCTTTTCAAGGGCGGCGTCAGTGCCGGCAGCGAGGAAAACTGGTACCTGCGCTCGACGCTGATAACGCCGACGTCGCCGGCAGCGGCGCCACCGACGCTCGAGCCCTCCCCGCCCGTTGAACCGGTGCCGCCCGCGGCCGAGCCGCCACCCCCGCCGCCCTCCGAACTGCCGCCGACGCCACCGCCGAGCGAGGGCGATATCAACAATCCGCCGGTCGACCCGACGCCGCCCGTGCAGGCCAGCGACCCTCAACCCGAACCACCGCCACCACCACCACCGGCGCCGCCGGCGGATCCGCCCCCGCCGCCACCGGTGGTGCCGACTGCCGTGCCCGCCCTGCCGGTACCGGCGGCGGGTCAGGAAATCGTGCTCTACCGCATCGAGGTGCCGGTCTATTCGGCCTTACCGCCGGTAGCCGGGCATCTGGCGATGACGACGCTCGGCACGTTCCACGAAAGGCGGGGTGAGCAAAGTCTGTTGTCTCACCCGGAGCTGTCGCCGGTCTGGGGCCGCATTTTTGGCCAGGACGCCGAGATGGGCTGGTCGGGAACGGTTTCGCCCTCCTTCGACGGCAACCTGTTCGGCCTCCAGGCGGGCTTCGATGTGTTCGGCCGCGACACCGCCTCAGGTGGAATCGATCGCGCCGGCCTGTTCGTCGCCTATGCCCGCATGAAGGGCGATGTGAGCGGCCAGGCACTGGGATGGAACGATCTGTCCGTCGGCAGCCTGGACGTCAGCGGCACCAGCGTCGGCGGCTACTGGACCCGCATCGGCCAAAGCGGCTGGTACCTTGACGGTGTCCTCATGGCCACCTTCTTCGGCGGCGACGCGACCTCGTCGCGCGACATCGGCATCGATGTCGGCGGAACAGGCGTCACCGCTTCGCTGGAAGGCGGCTATCCCATCGCGCTGGCGCAGGGCTGGACGCTTGAGCCGCAGGCGCAACTGGTCTGGCAGCACCTGTCGCTCGACGACACCAACGACCGCTTCTCGTCGGTTTCCTTCGACACCGACGACAGCGTCAGCGGCCGGCTGGGCGCGCGGCTGCAGGGCGAGACCACGATCAATGGTATCGCGCTGCAGCCCTACCTCAAGGCCAATATCTGGCACGATTTCGGCGGCACCAGCCATGTCAATTTCGACACCACCGACATCTCGACCGAGGGCCGGTCGACCTCCTTCGAGATGGGTGGCGGCGTGGTCGCTGAGGTGACCGACAAGGTCAGCCTCTTTGCCACCGGCGATTACACGACCAATCTCGGCGGCGACAAGCGCCGCATCCTCGAGGGCAATGTGGGAATCAGCGTCAAATGGTGA
- a CDS encoding nuclear transport factor 2 family protein → MTDLNKIAEGYITAWNESDASRRADLLKATFTEDVSYRDPLMQGDGHDGVAALIDGVQQRFAGFRFSLKGTPDGFADKIRFSWNLGPEGVPSVIEGTDIGIIENGRLKSITGFLDKVPAQ, encoded by the coding sequence ATGACCGACCTCAACAAAATCGCCGAGGGCTACATCACCGCCTGGAACGAAAGCGATGCCAGCCGCCGCGCCGATTTGCTGAAGGCTACCTTCACCGAAGACGTCAGCTATCGCGATCCGCTGATGCAGGGCGACGGCCATGACGGCGTCGCGGCGCTGATCGACGGCGTGCAGCAACGCTTTGCCGGCTTCCGTTTTTCGCTGAAGGGCACGCCGGACGGGTTTGCCGACAAGATCCGCTTTTCCTGGAATCTCGGGCCCGAGGGCGTTCCTTCGGTCATCGAAGGCACCGACATCGGCATTATCGAGAACGGCCGCCTGAAGAGCATCACCGGGTTTCTTGACAAGGTGCCGGCGCAGTGA
- a CDS encoding tetratricopeptide repeat protein — MAIRDALGLTFSGATEAGFTPYSQAVRELLCFIGDPVASVDRAISEDPGFVMAHVFKGYLFGLATERDATAVARACHEAALPLAATVREEAHVLALGHLANGRWHDAARILEDIAIETPLDGLALQVGHQIDFFTGNARMLRDRIARALPSWQSGMPGYHAILGMQAFGLEEMGDYARAEKLGRAAVEIEPRDGWAQHAVAHVMEMQSRQRDGIAWMRANPDAWTKESFLQVHNWWHLALFHYDLGETDQVLALYDGPIYGTPSAMALNMVDASAILWRLYLGGIDVGDRWTALAANWPKAGAGDYAFNDAHAMMAFVGAGLDAPAQTLLDAQREAMRGIGDNTAFTRDVGHPLTLAIKAFGEGNYTEAVQLIRPIRAIANRFGGSHAQRDVIDLTLIEAALRAGDRALAGALTAERSMARPDSPLTVLLARRAADLSEN; from the coding sequence ATGGCAATTAGGGACGCACTCGGCCTGACATTTTCGGGCGCCACCGAAGCGGGGTTCACGCCCTACAGCCAGGCTGTGCGGGAACTGCTGTGCTTCATCGGTGATCCCGTCGCCTCCGTCGATCGTGCCATATCGGAGGATCCCGGTTTCGTCATGGCGCATGTCTTCAAGGGCTATCTGTTCGGCCTCGCCACCGAGCGCGACGCGACGGCGGTGGCCAGGGCCTGCCACGAGGCGGCGCTGCCGCTTGCCGCGACGGTGCGCGAAGAGGCGCACGTTCTGGCCCTTGGCCACCTGGCCAACGGGCGCTGGCATGACGCCGCCAGGATTCTCGAGGATATCGCCATCGAGACCCCGCTCGACGGGCTGGCGCTGCAGGTCGGGCACCAGATCGACTTCTTCACCGGCAATGCCCGTATGCTGCGTGACCGCATCGCCCGCGCCTTGCCGTCCTGGCAGAGCGGCATGCCTGGCTACCACGCCATCCTCGGCATGCAGGCCTTCGGGCTGGAGGAAATGGGCGACTATGCCAGAGCCGAAAAGCTTGGTCGCGCGGCGGTCGAGATCGAGCCGCGCGACGGTTGGGCGCAGCATGCGGTCGCGCATGTCATGGAAATGCAAAGCCGGCAAAGGGACGGCATCGCCTGGATGCGCGCCAATCCTGACGCCTGGACAAAGGAGAGCTTCCTGCAGGTGCACAATTGGTGGCACCTGGCGCTGTTCCACTACGATCTCGGCGAGACCGACCAGGTGCTGGCGCTCTATGACGGACCGATCTATGGCACGCCATCGGCGATGGCGTTGAACATGGTCGATGCCTCGGCAATCCTGTGGCGTCTCTATCTCGGCGGCATCGATGTCGGCGACCGCTGGACCGCGCTCGCCGCCAATTGGCCCAAGGCCGGCGCCGGCGACTATGCCTTCAACGATGCGCACGCGATGATGGCGTTTGTTGGCGCCGGGCTCGACGCCCCGGCGCAGACCTTGCTCGACGCGCAGCGCGAGGCCATGCGCGGCATCGGCGACAATACCGCTTTCACGCGGGATGTCGGCCACCCGCTGACGCTAGCGATCAAGGCATTCGGCGAGGGCAACTACACCGAGGCCGTGCAGCTGATCCGGCCGATCCGGGCGATCGCCAACCGCTTCGGCGGCAGCCACGCACAGCGCGATGTCATCGACCTGACGCTGATCGAAGCGGCCTTGCGGGCCGGTGACCGCGCGCTCGCCGGGGCGCTCACGGCGGAGCGTTCGATGGCGCGGCCGGACAGTCCGCTCACTGTGCTGCTTGCGCGACGCGCGGCCGATTTGTCAGAGAATTGA
- the xylB gene encoding xylulokinase codes for MYLGLDLGTSGVKALLIDAGQTVIGSGHGSLDVSRPHPGWSEQDPSHWTRACEDAIAELKASHPRQFAAVKGIGLSGQMHGATLLDAADHVLRPCILWNDTRSHVEAAALDADPRFRALTGNIVFPGFTAPKLAWVKNNEPAVFAKVAKVLLPKDFLRLWLTGEHISEMSDSAGTSWLDVGKRRWSPELLAATSLDEKQMPSLVEGTEKAGGLRAELASKWGVEAGIPIAGGAGDNAASACGMGTVGAGHAFVSLGTSGVLFAANASYLPNPASAVHTFCHALPDTWHQMGVILSATDSLNWLSEISGKGAGELTAELGDTLKAPTGVSFLPYLSGERTPHNDSAIRGSFTGLAHESSRAVLTQAVLEGVAFAFRDSLEALRTAGTTLTRVTAIGGGSRSRYWLKSIATALQVPVDIPADGDFGAAFGAARLGLIAATGADPLAVCSAPRTDATIEPDAKLGGAYADAYQRYRALYPAIRAVTA; via the coding sequence ATGTATCTCGGCCTCGACCTGGGCACGTCGGGCGTCAAGGCGCTGCTGATCGATGCCGGACAGACCGTCATCGGTTCCGGCCATGGCTCGCTTGATGTTTCGCGGCCGCATCCCGGCTGGTCCGAACAGGATCCGTCCCACTGGACACGCGCCTGCGAAGACGCGATCGCCGAACTCAAGGCCTCCCATCCCAGGCAGTTCGCGGCGGTGAAAGGCATCGGCCTGTCCGGCCAGATGCATGGCGCCACCTTGCTCGATGCGGCTGATCATGTGCTGCGCCCCTGCATCCTGTGGAACGACACGCGCAGCCATGTCGAGGCGGCCGCGCTCGACGCCGATCCGCGCTTCCGCGCGCTCACCGGCAACATCGTTTTCCCCGGTTTCACCGCGCCCAAGCTCGCCTGGGTGAAGAACAACGAACCCGCCGTCTTCGCCAAGGTGGCGAAGGTGCTGCTGCCGAAGGATTTCCTGCGGCTTTGGCTGACCGGCGAGCACATTTCCGAAATGTCCGATTCCGCCGGCACGTCCTGGCTTGATGTCGGCAAACGCCGCTGGTCGCCCGAATTGCTGGCGGCAACATCGCTCGACGAGAAGCAGATGCCGTCCCTGGTCGAGGGCACTGAGAAAGCCGGCGGTTTGCGCGCCGAATTGGCGTCGAAATGGGGCGTCGAGGCGGGCATCCCGATAGCGGGCGGCGCCGGCGACAATGCGGCTTCGGCCTGCGGCATGGGCACGGTCGGCGCCGGCCATGCCTTTGTCTCTTTGGGCACGTCGGGCGTGCTGTTTGCCGCCAACGCGTCCTATCTGCCCAACCCGGCAAGTGCTGTCCACACCTTCTGCCATGCGTTGCCCGACACCTGGCACCAGATGGGCGTCATCCTGTCGGCGACCGATTCGCTCAACTGGCTGTCGGAAATATCAGGCAAGGGCGCCGGCGAACTGACCGCTGAACTCGGCGATACGCTGAAGGCGCCGACCGGCGTGTCCTTCCTGCCCTATCTCTCGGGCGAGCGCACGCCGCACAATGATTCCGCCATCCGCGGTTCCTTCACCGGGCTGGCGCATGAATCGAGCCGCGCCGTGCTGACGCAGGCGGTGCTCGAAGGCGTTGCCTTTGCCTTCCGCGACAGTCTCGAAGCCTTGAGGACGGCCGGCACCACATTGACCCGCGTTACGGCGATCGGCGGCGGCTCACGCTCGCGCTACTGGCTGAAATCGATCGCCACCGCGCTGCAAGTGCCGGTGGATATTCCAGCCGACGGCGATTTCGGCGCGGCGTTTGGTGCGGCGCGGCTTGGGTTGATCGCGGCGACCGGCGCTGATCCGCTGGCTGTGTGCTCGGCGCCGAGGACGGATGCCACGATCGAGCCGGATGCCAAGCTCGGTGGGGCGTATGCGGACGCTTATCAGCGCTACCGGGCGCTGTATCCGGCGATCAGGGCTGTAACCGCGTGA